One part of the Xylanimonas allomyrinae genome encodes these proteins:
- a CDS encoding ATP-binding protein, which produces MRRSTTVPLIARGPEVATFRRALAAAGGGRPGMLLVGGDAGVGKTRLVSHLAEVAEDGGASVVVAHCVDLGDVGIPYLPFSEALSLLRDAGGPVDTVIRERPALARLLDPASAAVGTDDAAERLQLFDGIACSLAASGAPGAPLVLMIEDLHWAEPSTRDVLRFLVARLRAENLLVVGTYRADDLDRRHPLRPVLAELSRSTAVERIDLAPFTTDELREFTTALAEAPLPEPEFQRVLGRSEGNAFFAEELLRSDALSDRLPWSLADVLHARLQRLEPAVQEVARVASVAGRTVREDLLRAAAARTRILADPAVLDAALRDAVALQVLEVEGEHLAFRHALLAEALYGDLLPGEHEALHRAYLAALTDVPTLGVPAQRAHHALHGHDLATALTASHAAADRAALLLAPDEELRHREQVLSLWDLVPDAAELVGQDVEAVVLAASDAASRAGLFPRAEQLARRAVAALDGDPHRQATARDLLARHLLDLECIDGALEQAEQAVAQLTAERDAGVGATADLAVALARLARVLLSLDRDDEAASAATQAVTVARAVAAPGAEADALTTLAILDVDDPAAAAELLATARRRATEAGDLLVELRTTLNLAMTYFYAGDPALAATVLDEGVQRAEATGLGWSAAGIQLHVIGELVRYVRGDLAARPAPEGIAAQAVPFLTSVQQYAAVARGDADVIERGEALRGAWERDGQIALYAGGTQVDALTWAGRHEEAVALAIELAEFLGKVWSEFFLGRIWISALALAALADAAELATPGASLQAVAAARAELLSTGDTLAAVARTTAVRGRPRGGQLGPEGRAWLLRAEAEHARLRAAASGVPADPALWEAALHEFGFGYRYEVARTRWRWAQALHAAGDVAGAAAQSATVLAEAEALGAAPLVTALREWARRAHLPLPGTPRRTAPAASLTDREEEVLALVAEGLSNRQIGERLFISTKTVSVHVSNLLAKLGVSGRAEAVDVAHRRGLLEV; this is translated from the coding sequence GTGCGCCGTTCCACGACAGTGCCGCTCATCGCCCGGGGCCCCGAGGTTGCGACGTTCCGTCGCGCCCTGGCGGCCGCCGGCGGCGGGCGTCCCGGGATGCTCCTGGTGGGCGGCGACGCCGGCGTGGGCAAGACGCGGCTCGTCTCGCACCTGGCCGAGGTCGCCGAGGACGGCGGCGCGAGCGTCGTGGTCGCGCACTGCGTGGACCTCGGCGACGTCGGGATCCCCTACCTGCCGTTCTCCGAGGCGCTGTCCCTGCTGCGCGACGCCGGTGGCCCCGTCGACACCGTGATCCGCGAGCGCCCCGCGCTCGCACGCCTGCTCGACCCGGCGTCGGCCGCCGTCGGCACCGACGACGCCGCCGAACGTCTCCAGCTCTTCGACGGCATCGCGTGCAGCCTCGCGGCGTCGGGCGCTCCCGGTGCGCCGCTCGTCCTGATGATCGAGGACCTGCACTGGGCCGAGCCCTCGACCCGAGACGTGCTGCGCTTCCTCGTCGCGCGGCTGCGCGCGGAGAACCTGCTCGTCGTGGGCACCTACCGTGCCGACGACCTCGACCGCCGGCACCCGCTGCGGCCGGTGCTCGCCGAGCTGTCGCGGTCCACGGCCGTCGAGCGCATCGACCTCGCACCGTTCACGACGGACGAGCTGCGGGAGTTCACGACGGCGCTCGCGGAGGCGCCGCTGCCCGAGCCCGAGTTCCAGCGGGTGCTGGGCAGGTCGGAGGGCAACGCGTTCTTCGCCGAGGAGCTGCTGCGCTCGGACGCGCTGTCTGACCGCCTGCCGTGGTCGCTGGCGGACGTGCTGCACGCGCGCCTCCAGCGCCTGGAGCCCGCGGTGCAGGAGGTCGCGCGCGTCGCGTCCGTCGCGGGCCGCACGGTCCGCGAGGACCTGCTGCGCGCCGCGGCCGCGCGCACGCGGATCCTGGCCGACCCCGCCGTGCTCGACGCGGCCCTGCGCGACGCCGTCGCGCTGCAGGTGCTGGAGGTCGAGGGCGAGCACCTGGCGTTCCGCCACGCCCTGCTGGCCGAGGCCCTGTACGGCGACCTGCTGCCCGGCGAGCACGAGGCACTGCACCGCGCCTACCTCGCCGCCCTGACCGACGTGCCCACCCTCGGGGTACCGGCTCAGCGCGCCCACCACGCGCTGCACGGGCACGACCTGGCGACGGCGCTCACCGCGTCGCACGCGGCCGCCGACCGCGCCGCGCTGCTGCTGGCACCCGACGAGGAGCTGCGGCACCGCGAGCAGGTGCTCTCGTTGTGGGACCTGGTGCCCGACGCCGCCGAGCTCGTCGGGCAGGACGTCGAGGCCGTCGTGCTCGCCGCGTCGGACGCCGCGAGCCGGGCCGGGCTCTTCCCGCGTGCCGAGCAGCTCGCGCGCCGCGCGGTCGCCGCGCTCGACGGCGACCCGCACCGGCAGGCGACCGCCCGCGACCTGCTCGCCCGCCACCTGCTGGACCTGGAGTGCATCGACGGAGCCCTCGAGCAGGCCGAGCAGGCTGTCGCGCAGCTCACCGCCGAGCGCGACGCGGGCGTCGGCGCCACGGCCGACCTGGCCGTGGCGCTGGCCCGCCTCGCGCGCGTGCTGCTGAGCCTGGACCGCGACGACGAGGCCGCGAGCGCCGCGACGCAGGCCGTGACCGTCGCCCGAGCCGTGGCGGCGCCGGGCGCCGAGGCCGACGCGTTGACGACGCTCGCGATCCTCGACGTCGACGACCCGGCCGCGGCCGCGGAGCTGCTCGCCACCGCCCGTCGTCGCGCCACCGAGGCGGGCGACCTGCTGGTCGAGCTGCGCACGACCCTCAACCTCGCGATGACGTACTTCTACGCGGGCGACCCTGCGCTCGCCGCGACGGTGCTCGACGAGGGCGTGCAGCGCGCCGAGGCGACCGGCCTGGGCTGGTCCGCGGCGGGCATCCAGCTCCACGTGATCGGCGAGCTGGTGCGGTACGTGCGGGGTGACCTCGCCGCCCGCCCGGCGCCGGAGGGCATCGCCGCGCAGGCGGTCCCGTTCCTCACGTCGGTCCAGCAGTACGCGGCCGTCGCGCGCGGCGACGCCGACGTCATCGAGCGGGGCGAGGCGTTGCGCGGGGCGTGGGAGCGTGACGGGCAGATCGCGCTGTACGCCGGCGGCACGCAGGTCGACGCGCTCACATGGGCCGGGCGGCACGAGGAGGCGGTGGCGCTCGCGATCGAGCTCGCCGAGTTCCTGGGCAAGGTGTGGTCGGAGTTCTTCCTGGGCCGCATCTGGATCAGCGCGCTCGCGCTCGCCGCCCTGGCCGACGCCGCCGAGCTCGCGACCCCCGGGGCGAGCCTCCAGGCCGTGGCCGCGGCCCGCGCCGAGCTGCTTTCCACCGGGGACACGCTCGCCGCCGTCGCGCGCACGACGGCCGTGCGGGGCCGGCCACGCGGCGGGCAGCTCGGCCCGGAGGGCCGTGCGTGGCTGCTGCGCGCCGAGGCCGAGCACGCCCGGCTGCGGGCCGCGGCGTCGGGGGTCCCGGCGGACCCGGCCCTGTGGGAGGCTGCGCTGCACGAGTTCGGCTTCGGGTACCGGTACGAGGTCGCGCGCACCCGGTGGCGGTGGGCGCAGGCGTTGCACGCCGCCGGGGACGTCGCAGGCGCGGCCGCCCAGAGCGCGACGGTGCTCGCCGAGGCCGAGGCCCTGGGGGCGGCGCCGCTGGTCACGGCGCTGCGGGAGTGGGCGCGGCGCGCGCATCTGCCGCTGCCGGGCACGCCGCGCCGCACCGCGCCGGCGGCGTCGCTCACCGACCGCGAGGAGGAGGTGCTGGCGCTCGTCGCCGAGGGGCTGTCCAACCGGCAGATCGGCGAGCGGCTGTTCATCAGCACCAAGACGGTCAGCGTGCACGTGTCGAACCTGCTGGCCAAGCTCGGCGTCTCGGGGCGCGCCGAGGCCGTCGACGTCGCACACCGGCGCGGGCTGCTCGAGGTGTGA
- a CDS encoding SpoIIE family protein phosphatase, which translates to MAPDVQAARQPRLGLTRADDEFDRIARLVCRQLDVSIATVALLAPDGVVLPGALGMPEPYQTTRRLPLDASLTRKVVESGNPIVLQDVAADPVAAEICAIFGARTGAAVALPVHAADDRPVGALVAIDTTPRVWTGADLATLADLAASCSGEIRLRTERERARQAERTARREQRRSQLLLSLSEAFADTTTAAQVEMAIRGVVDRGMGAASSYLALVDPDRRGITFVSSGPDVAPASPQGRSAVRARIEDDLPVCEVARTGVPQFFSGGRELVARYPRLAGHLDHDGACSLMPVHADGRVAAVVCTRWEAERALDKDTASLEATLAPYIAHALDRIALLEARRQVSTTLQAALLTAPPAVPNLDIATTYEPATRTDQVGGDWYDVVAVDDDTTLVMIGDVTGHDMRAAAQMGQLRSMLRALAWSHDETPSVLLTLLDRANHQLGPRAGATAVVVRLERLPVVGEHGSKPGTYAVTWSNAGHPPPLVLRQDGSVEVLRTRADLLLGVIPSTERADHTTTLRPGETLLLYTDGLVERRRESMADRIALLADTFARTAAAATATLPAALVRALVPAPQRDDVAVLAVRAREAAVAPPEEEEPDAEGEAGAGAALVRAERRVADSLADLGPARRWIDDILETSGVATRERRTAMLLSSELLTNALEHGGGPVTATVVIDLDTTRVRVGVRDASPARPLLRNPQPHELSGRGVLFLDRLASRWGVVDHDGTEVVGRHGQDVAGKTVWFELNGSS; encoded by the coding sequence ATGGCCCCGGACGTGCAGGCTGCAAGGCAACCCCGCCTCGGCCTCACGCGCGCCGACGACGAGTTCGATCGCATCGCGCGCCTCGTGTGCCGGCAGCTCGACGTCTCGATCGCGACCGTGGCCCTCCTGGCCCCCGACGGCGTCGTCCTGCCCGGGGCGCTCGGCATGCCCGAGCCGTACCAGACCACGCGGCGCCTCCCGCTCGACGCCTCCCTGACCCGCAAGGTCGTCGAGTCGGGCAACCCGATCGTGCTCCAGGACGTCGCCGCCGACCCGGTGGCCGCCGAGATCTGCGCGATCTTCGGCGCGCGGACCGGGGCCGCCGTCGCCCTGCCCGTCCACGCCGCCGACGACCGGCCCGTCGGGGCGCTCGTCGCCATCGACACCACCCCGCGCGTCTGGACCGGCGCCGACCTGGCCACGCTCGCCGACCTCGCGGCGTCGTGCAGCGGCGAGATCCGGCTGCGCACCGAGCGGGAGCGCGCCCGGCAGGCCGAGCGCACCGCGCGCCGCGAGCAGCGCCGCTCCCAGCTTCTGCTGAGCCTGTCCGAGGCCTTCGCGGACACCACGACGGCGGCGCAGGTCGAGATGGCGATCCGTGGCGTCGTCGACCGTGGCATGGGCGCAGCCTCCAGCTACCTCGCGCTCGTCGATCCCGACCGGCGCGGCATCACGTTCGTCTCCTCGGGACCGGACGTCGCCCCCGCGTCACCCCAGGGGCGGTCGGCGGTGCGCGCCCGCATCGAGGACGACCTGCCGGTGTGCGAGGTCGCCCGCACGGGCGTGCCGCAGTTCTTCTCGGGCGGACGCGAGCTCGTCGCGCGCTACCCGCGCCTGGCGGGGCACCTCGACCACGACGGCGCCTGCTCGCTGATGCCCGTGCACGCCGACGGCCGCGTCGCCGCCGTCGTCTGCACGCGCTGGGAGGCCGAACGCGCGCTCGACAAGGACACGGCGTCGCTTGAGGCGACGCTCGCGCCGTACATCGCGCACGCGCTCGACCGCATCGCCCTGCTCGAGGCGCGCCGTCAGGTCTCGACGACGCTGCAGGCCGCGCTGCTCACCGCACCGCCTGCCGTCCCGAACCTCGACATCGCCACGACGTACGAGCCGGCCACCCGGACCGACCAGGTCGGCGGCGACTGGTACGACGTCGTCGCCGTGGACGACGACACCACGCTCGTCATGATCGGCGACGTCACGGGACACGACATGCGCGCGGCCGCGCAGATGGGGCAGCTGAGGTCGATGCTGCGCGCGCTCGCGTGGAGCCACGACGAGACGCCGTCGGTGCTGCTGACCCTGCTCGACCGCGCCAACCACCAGCTCGGCCCACGTGCGGGCGCGACCGCCGTCGTGGTGCGCCTGGAGCGGCTGCCCGTCGTCGGCGAGCACGGGAGCAAACCCGGGACGTACGCGGTGACGTGGTCGAACGCGGGCCACCCGCCGCCGCTCGTGCTGCGCCAGGACGGCTCGGTCGAGGTGCTGCGGACGCGCGCCGACCTGCTGCTGGGCGTGATCCCGTCCACCGAGCGCGCCGACCACACGACGACGCTGCGACCCGGCGAGACGCTGCTGCTGTACACCGACGGGCTGGTCGAGCGCCGCCGGGAGTCGATGGCCGACCGCATCGCGCTGCTCGCGGACACGTTCGCGCGCACCGCCGCGGCCGCGACGGCCACCCTGCCGGCCGCGCTCGTGCGGGCGCTCGTTCCGGCCCCGCAGCGCGACGACGTCGCGGTGCTCGCGGTGCGGGCGCGCGAGGCGGCCGTCGCGCCACCCGAGGAGGAGGAGCCCGACGCCGAGGGCGAGGCCGGGGCGGGGGCCGCCCTGGTGCGTGCGGAGCGGCGCGTGGCCGACTCGCTCGCCGACCTGGGGCCCGCCCGCCGGTGGATCGACGACATCCTGGAGACGTCGGGCGTCGCGACCCGCGAGCGCCGCACGGCGATGCTGCTGTCGAGCGAGCTGCTCACCAACGCGCTCGAGCACGGCGGCGGGCCGGTCACGGCGACCGTCGTCATCGACCTCGACACCACGCGGGTGCGGGTCGGCGTGCGGGACGCGTCGCCGGCGCGGCCGCTCCTGCGCAACCCGCAGCCGCACGAGCTCTCGGGCCGCGGCGTGCTGTTCCTCGACCGGCTCGCGTCGCGGTGGGGTGTCGTCGACCACGACGGGACGGAGGTCGTCGGGCGGCACGGGCAGGACGTGGCGGGCAAGACGGTGTGGTTCGAGCTCAACGGGTCGTCCTGA
- a CDS encoding sigma-70 family RNA polymerase sigma factor, which yields MTQVAETALAAELDRYRSELTGYCYRLLGGVSDADDAVQETMLRAWRAYGRFEGRSSLRSWLYRIATNVCFDHLGSAAHRRERPMGLGAAQPPELERFGATLPEERWVEPVPDDAVLPRAGDPAQVAVGHESIRLAFVAALQHLPPRQRAVLVLREVLRWSAAETADLLDMTVAAVNSALQRARATLDEKSPTPESTRHTPGEAWRDAMLVRYLDAFERYDMEALVALLREDALLNMPPYTMWVRGSENVVAWMLGPGAECRGSRCVPVRANGSPAFGQYRPDRERGGYFAWGLVVLEADDAGQVTGITTFLDVGAWFPRFGLPLRLDDARPGAERLAGRAPGTR from the coding sequence ATGACACAGGTTGCCGAGACGGCCCTCGCGGCCGAGCTCGACCGCTACCGGTCGGAGCTCACGGGGTACTGCTACCGCCTGCTCGGAGGCGTGTCCGACGCCGACGACGCCGTGCAGGAGACGATGCTGCGCGCCTGGCGCGCGTACGGCCGGTTCGAGGGCCGATCGTCGCTGCGCTCCTGGCTGTACCGCATCGCCACCAACGTCTGCTTCGACCACCTGGGCTCGGCCGCGCACCGCCGCGAGCGCCCCATGGGCCTGGGCGCCGCGCAGCCGCCCGAGCTCGAACGGTTCGGCGCGACGCTCCCCGAGGAACGCTGGGTCGAGCCCGTGCCCGACGACGCCGTGCTGCCGCGCGCGGGCGACCCGGCACAGGTCGCGGTCGGGCACGAGTCGATCCGGCTGGCGTTCGTGGCCGCGCTGCAGCACCTGCCGCCCCGGCAGCGGGCCGTGCTGGTGCTGCGCGAGGTGCTGCGCTGGTCGGCCGCCGAGACCGCCGACCTGCTCGACATGACGGTCGCGGCGGTCAACTCGGCGCTCCAGCGTGCGCGCGCGACGCTCGACGAGAAGTCCCCCACGCCCGAGTCGACCCGGCACACCCCCGGCGAGGCCTGGCGCGACGCCATGCTCGTGCGCTACCTCGACGCCTTCGAGCGGTACGACATGGAGGCTCTGGTCGCGCTGCTGCGCGAGGACGCGCTGCTCAACATGCCGCCGTACACGATGTGGGTCCGCGGGAGCGAGAACGTGGTGGCGTGGATGCTGGGGCCGGGTGCGGAGTGCCGCGGGTCGCGGTGCGTGCCCGTGCGCGCCAACGGGTCGCCCGCGTTCGGGCAGTACCGGCCGGACCGTGAGCGCGGCGGGTACTTCGCATGGGGCCTGGTGGTGCTGGAGGCCGACGACGCCGGGCAGGTCACGGGAATCACGACGTTCCTCGACGTCGGTGCCTGGTTCCCGAGGTTCGGGTTGCCGTTGCGGCTCGACGACGCACGGCCCGGGGCCGAGCGGCTCGCGGGCCGCGCGCCCGGGACCCGGTGA
- a CDS encoding phosphoenolpyruvate carboxylase yields the protein MPAIWTVRHSLVGVSEIKPQATERVVARYEMPDPLRDDIRLLGGLLGTILTEAGGQDLLDDVEHLRELTIRAYGNDADALAAAADLVDSFSLDRADHVARAFTCYFHLANLAEEYHRVRVLRQREQEEPGSAAVIEESIPQAFTQLADEVGRDEALRRLQEIEFRPVLTAHPTEARRRAVSRAVRRISGLLAERDTLHPRGTALAEIDRRLLAEIDVLWRTQPLRAAKPTVIDEVKSAVGVFDATLFQTFPEVYRRVDDWILGDDAGRATPAVRPFVRLGTWIGGDRDGNPNVTADITRQAAALASEHALAALEAEAFVTARKLTVAAGDTPPSDALLSLWNRLRQLSAEAAVKADEESPGEPHRAVLLMIAARIAATRRRDADLAYPSVEKLEADLGVVQDSLVKAGAPRLAYGSLQKLIWQVNTFGFHLAELEVRQHSQVHAAALAEIEEKGANSPDLSDRTREVLDTFRALAAVQNRYGERAARRYIVSFTQAPEHLAAVYRLAEHAFPDADERPVIDAIPLFETFADLEGSVEILEAMLELPQVQARLAANGRRVEVMLGYSDSSKDVGPVAATLALHSAQSRIAEWADRHHIELTLFHGRGGALGRGGGPANRAVLAQPPHSVDGRFKLTEQGEVILARYGDPVIATRHIEQVAAATLLASAPSVEKRNAEATARFAGLAAALDVSSRERFHHLVRADGFPQWFAQVTPLEEIGLLAIGSRPAKRGLSVNSLDDLRAIPWVFSWSQARINLAGWYGLGTALAAYAASRPDGLDELRAAYDEWPLFNTLLENVEMSIAKTDERIATKYLALGDRDDLAQQVLDELRLTREWVLKITGNSWPLARRRVLGRAVQLRSPYVDALSLLQVRALRALRTDGASEPSTDAVARRERWQHLLLLTVNGVSAGLQNTG from the coding sequence ATGCCTGCGATCTGGACGGTTCGGCATAGTCTCGTCGGCGTGAGCGAGATCAAACCGCAAGCTACCGAGCGCGTCGTCGCGCGCTACGAGATGCCCGACCCGCTACGCGATGACATCCGGCTGCTGGGCGGCCTGCTCGGCACGATCCTCACGGAGGCGGGCGGGCAGGACCTGCTCGACGACGTCGAGCACCTGCGCGAGCTGACCATCCGGGCCTACGGGAACGACGCCGACGCGCTGGCCGCCGCGGCCGACCTCGTCGACTCGTTCTCCCTGGACCGCGCCGATCACGTCGCCCGTGCCTTCACCTGCTACTTCCACCTGGCGAACCTCGCCGAGGAGTACCACCGCGTGCGCGTGCTGCGCCAGCGGGAGCAGGAGGAGCCCGGCTCGGCCGCCGTGATCGAGGAGTCGATCCCGCAGGCGTTCACGCAGCTTGCCGACGAGGTCGGCCGGGACGAGGCGCTGCGCCGGCTCCAGGAGATCGAGTTCCGCCCCGTCCTCACCGCGCACCCGACCGAGGCTCGTCGCCGTGCGGTGTCCCGTGCAGTGCGTCGCATCTCCGGCCTGCTGGCCGAGCGCGACACGCTGCACCCGCGTGGCACCGCGCTCGCCGAGATCGACCGCCGCCTGCTCGCGGAGATCGACGTGCTGTGGCGCACCCAGCCGCTGCGGGCCGCCAAGCCGACCGTGATCGACGAGGTCAAGTCCGCCGTCGGCGTGTTCGACGCGACGCTCTTCCAGACGTTCCCCGAGGTGTACCGCCGCGTGGACGACTGGATCCTGGGCGACGACGCCGGGCGCGCGACCCCGGCCGTCCGGCCGTTCGTGCGGCTCGGCACCTGGATCGGCGGCGACCGCGACGGCAACCCGAACGTCACGGCCGACATCACCCGGCAGGCGGCCGCGCTCGCGTCCGAGCACGCGCTCGCGGCGCTCGAGGCCGAGGCGTTCGTCACCGCGCGCAAGCTGACGGTCGCCGCGGGCGACACCCCGCCGTCGGACGCGCTGCTCTCGCTGTGGAACCGCCTGCGCCAGCTCTCCGCGGAGGCCGCGGTCAAGGCCGACGAGGAGTCGCCCGGCGAGCCCCACCGCGCAGTGCTGCTCATGATCGCGGCTCGCATCGCGGCCACGCGCCGCCGTGACGCCGACCTCGCCTACCCGTCGGTCGAGAAGCTCGAGGCGGACCTCGGCGTCGTGCAGGACTCGCTCGTGAAGGCCGGGGCGCCTCGCCTCGCCTACGGCAGCCTCCAGAAGCTCATCTGGCAGGTCAACACGTTCGGGTTCCACCTCGCCGAGCTCGAGGTGCGCCAGCACTCGCAGGTGCACGCCGCCGCGCTCGCGGAGATCGAGGAGAAGGGCGCCAACAGCCCTGACCTGAGCGACCGCACGCGCGAGGTGCTCGACACCTTCCGGGCGCTGGCCGCGGTGCAGAACCGGTACGGCGAGCGCGCCGCACGCCGCTACATCGTCTCGTTCACGCAGGCGCCCGAGCACCTCGCCGCCGTCTACCGGCTCGCCGAGCACGCGTTCCCCGACGCCGACGAGCGGCCCGTGATCGACGCGATCCCGCTGTTCGAGACGTTCGCCGACCTCGAGGGGTCCGTGGAGATCCTCGAGGCGATGCTCGAGCTGCCGCAGGTACAGGCGCGCCTGGCCGCCAACGGGCGCCGGGTCGAGGTCATGCTCGGCTACTCCGACTCCTCGAAGGACGTCGGCCCGGTCGCCGCGACCCTCGCGCTGCACAGCGCGCAGTCGCGCATCGCCGAGTGGGCCGACCGGCACCACATCGAGCTCACGCTCTTCCACGGCCGTGGCGGCGCGCTGGGCCGCGGCGGCGGCCCCGCCAACCGGGCCGTGCTCGCGCAGCCGCCGCACTCGGTCGACGGCCGGTTCAAGCTCACCGAGCAGGGCGAGGTCATCCTGGCCCGCTACGGCGACCCCGTGATCGCGACCCGGCACATCGAGCAGGTCGCCGCGGCGACGCTGCTGGCGTCGGCGCCGTCGGTCGAGAAGCGCAACGCCGAGGCGACGGCCCGGTTCGCCGGGCTGGCCGCGGCGCTCGACGTCAGCTCGCGCGAGCGGTTCCACCACCTGGTGCGCGCCGACGGGTTCCCGCAGTGGTTCGCCCAGGTGACGCCGCTGGAGGAGATCGGGCTGCTGGCGATCGGATCGCGGCCCGCCAAGCGTGGGCTGTCGGTCAACTCGCTCGACGACCTGCGCGCCATCCCGTGGGTGTTCTCCTGGTCGCAGGCGCGCATCAACCTGGCCGGCTGGTACGGCCTGGGCACGGCCCTGGCCGCCTACGCCGCGTCCCGCCCCGACGGGCTGGACGAGCTGCGCGCCGCCTACGACGAGTGGCCGCTGTTCAACACGCTGCTCGAGAACGTCGAGATGTCGATCGCCAAGACCGACGAGCGCATCGCCACCAAGTACCTCGCCCTGGGCGACCGGGACGACCTCGCGCAGCAGGTGCTCGACGAGCTGCGCCTGACGCGCGAATGGGTGCTGAAGATCACCGGCAACTCGTGGCCGCTGGCCCGCCGCCGCGTGCTCGGCCGGGCCGTGCAGCTCCGGTCGCCGTACGTCGACGCGCTGTCGCTGCTGCAGGTCCGCGCGCTGCGTGCGCTGCGCACCGACGGAGCCTCGGAGCCGTCGACCGACGCCGTCGCCCGCCGCGAGCGCTGGCAGCACCTTCTGCTGCTGACGGTCAACGGAGTCTCGGCCGGCCTCCAGAACACCGGCTGA
- a CDS encoding zf-HC2 domain-containing protein: MTTDAYATWDGAYVLGALSPAERDEYEDHLRRCAACARAVAELGELPPLLGMLSAVDAGVRMPDDDAAGGGRGDGGSLRGGSAGGFSADGGSAEDAAEPGVAAAGTAAAGTAAAGTAASGTGASGTAASGTVASGTGTVGPVGASPADAAAARTGDADGAVEPERTGADVVPLARVAAAARRARRRHGALTAAAACALVLAGVAAGSLAGAPRVSGPGDGEPAPTSSVLSRRTVQLVPVGDGSMHADLSVTATPWGTRFDWRCWYALTDGLPTPDGYGSGAVTYQLVLVDRAGSRSVAATWTTSESAAEGLGASSALSIEALDRIEITAAGQDAALASARL; encoded by the coding sequence GTGACGACGGACGCGTATGCGACGTGGGACGGGGCCTATGTCCTGGGCGCGCTCAGCCCGGCCGAGCGCGACGAGTACGAGGACCACCTGCGCCGGTGCGCCGCGTGCGCGCGGGCGGTCGCGGAGCTCGGGGAGCTGCCGCCGCTGCTGGGCATGCTGAGCGCCGTGGACGCCGGCGTGCGGATGCCCGACGACGACGCCGCAGGCGGCGGGCGGGGTGACGGCGGGTCGCTGCGTGGCGGTTCTGCGGGCGGCTTCTCTGCTGACGGCGGGTCGGCGGAGGACGCGGCCGAGCCCGGCGTGGCCGCTGCGGGCACGGCTGCTGCGGGCACGGCTGCTGCGGGCACAGCCGCTTCGGGCACGGGCGCTTCGGGCACAGCCGCTTCGGGCACAGTCGCTTCGGGCACGGGCACCGTGGGTCCGGTCGGTGCGAGTCCTGCAGACGCGGCTGCGGCACGGACGGGCGACGCGGACGGTGCGGTCGAGCCCGAGCGCACGGGTGCCGACGTGGTCCCGCTCGCACGGGTGGCCGCGGCCGCGCGCCGGGCGCGGCGTCGGCACGGAGCGCTGACCGCCGCGGCGGCCTGCGCGCTCGTCCTCGCGGGCGTCGCGGCGGGGTCGCTCGCGGGCGCGCCGCGCGTGAGCGGTCCCGGTGACGGCGAGCCGGCCCCGACGTCGTCGGTGCTCTCCCGGCGGACCGTCCAGCTCGTCCCGGTGGGCGACGGCAGCATGCACGCCGACCTGTCGGTGACCGCGACCCCGTGGGGGACCCGGTTCGACTGGCGTTGCTGGTACGCGCTCACCGACGGGCTGCCGACGCCCGACGGCTACGGGTCCGGCGCCGTGACCTACCAGCTCGTGCTGGTGGACCGTGCGGGGAGCCGGAGCGTGGCCGCCACCTGGACGACGTCGGAGTCGGCGGCGGAGGGGCTGGGGGCGTCGTCGGCGCTGTCGATCGAGGCGCTGGACCGCATCGAGATCACGGCCGCGGGGCAGGACGCGGCCCTCGCGTCGGCCCGGCTGTGA
- a CDS encoding sigma-70 family RNA polymerase sigma factor, translating to MPAHDELLSAVHGTHAPALHRYVWHLTSDTEQTCDVVQETLLRAWRHPEVLARSEDSVRAWLFTVARNLVVDERRSARSNRERPTDAVPERPEPDRTQAVLDAWLVADALAELSADHRAVVVGAYYGGRSVAELASELGIPPGTVKSRMHYAMRALRLALQEKGVAP from the coding sequence ATGCCCGCTCACGACGAGCTTCTCTCCGCCGTCCACGGCACGCACGCACCGGCGCTGCACCGGTACGTGTGGCACCTGACGTCCGACACCGAGCAGACGTGCGACGTCGTGCAGGAGACCCTGCTGCGCGCGTGGCGGCACCCCGAGGTGCTCGCGCGGTCAGAGGACTCGGTGCGTGCGTGGCTGTTCACGGTCGCGCGCAATCTCGTCGTCGACGAGCGGCGCAGCGCTCGCAGCAACCGGGAGCGCCCCACGGACGCCGTCCCCGAACGGCCCGAGCCCGACCGCACGCAGGCCGTGCTCGACGCGTGGCTCGTCGCGGACGCGCTCGCCGAGCTCTCCGCGGACCACCGAGCCGTCGTCGTGGGCGCGTACTACGGCGGGCGGTCGGTGGCCGAGCTCGCGTCCGAGCTCGGCATCCCGCCCGGGACGGTCAAGTCCCGGATGCACTATGCGATGCGCGCGCTGCGGCTCGCGCTCCAGGAGAAGGGGGTCGCGCCGTGA